CCGGCGATATCGTCAGCGCGGGCACGGCCGCGCTCGACAAGCGCGTGGCGGAGACCGCGTCAGCCGCCAATATCGGCGGCATGGAATTCTTCTTCGGCATCCCCGGCACCATCGGCGGCGCGCTGCGGATGAATGCCGGCGCCAATGGCAGCGAGACCAAGGACGTGCTGGTCGAAGCAACCGGCATCGGCCGCGACGGCACCAAACATGTCTTTGGCAATGCCGACATGAAGTTCGTCTATCGCAACAGCGGCGTCGACGCTTCGGTCATTTTCACCTCGGCGCGCTTTCGCGGCGCGATCGCGGATCCTGAAACCATTCGCGCGCGGATGAATGAGGTGCAGACCCACCGCGAAACCGCTCAGCCGATTCGCGAAAAGACCGGAGGATCGACCTTCAAGAATCCGCCCGGCAACAGCGCCTGGAAACTGATCGACGCCGCCGGCTGCCGCGGCTTGCGTGTCGGTGGCGCGCAGGTCTCGGAAATGCACTGCAATTTCCTCATCAACACCGGTAACGCTACCGGCCATGATATTGAAACGCTGGGTGAAACCGTGCGGGAGCGGGTTAAAGCGAATTCTGGAATCGAGCTACACTGGGAAATCAAGCGGATCGGGATTCCGGTCTAATCGTCATTCCGGGATGCTCCGTAGGAGCAGACCTCAGATGCGCAATTGCGCATCGGGGAATCTCGAGATTCCGGGTTCGATGCTTCGCATCGCCCCGGAATGACAAAATTGCGAGGCAGCAAGGCTGATGCGGACGACCATTCTCTTCGGCGGCACCAACAAGGAGCGGCTGGTCTCGGTCGCGAGCGCGCAGGCGCTGCATCGCGCCTTGCC
This portion of the Bradyrhizobium sp. AZCC 2262 genome encodes:
- the murB gene encoding UDP-N-acetylmuramate dehydrogenase translates to MTFPDITPDLKAAMPQLRGRLLANQSLAELTWFRVGGPAQVLFTPADEDDLAYFLKLLPKELPVYVVGVGSNLIVRDGGMEGVVIRLSPRAFGETLASGDIVSAGTAALDKRVAETASAANIGGMEFFFGIPGTIGGALRMNAGANGSETKDVLVEATGIGRDGTKHVFGNADMKFVYRNSGVDASVIFTSARFRGAIADPETIRARMNEVQTHRETAQPIREKTGGSTFKNPPGNSAWKLIDAAGCRGLRVGGAQVSEMHCNFLINTGNATGHDIETLGETVRERVKANSGIELHWEIKRIGIPV